The genomic window ATTTATTTTGGACACTAAATGTCGGAGCAATAGAAGGGCGCGCATTTGTTCCGGTCATGCCAATGCACCCAGCTTCAGCAGCCATATCAGTATAATAGCCAGCAATTCCATAATGGGTAGAATTACGCACCGCAACCATGCCCATTCCGAATTCTTTAGCTTTATTAATCGCCATTTGCATAGAGCGATGCGCGATAACTTGACCCATTCCATCATGTCCGTCAATAACCGCTGTCGTAGCTGTTTCTCGTACAACTTCAAATTCGGTTACCGGGCTTTGAATACCTGCTTTAATTCGGTCGATGTAAATGGGTTTGAAGCGATTAACCCCATGGCTCTCGATGCCTTTTTTATCGGATTGCAATAAAACATCCGTACAAATTTTAGCATCTGCTTCAGGTACCCCATAAGCCATAAAGGCTTTCTCTACAAACTCAGTCAAAAAATCCCATTCTATAAAACTACTCATCGTAACTTCCTCCTCAAAAATGATTTTTGTGAAAAAGCAAACAATTCAAAGTAAGCGCTTACTCCGTCGCATATAGTTTAGCACATAACAGTTGTCAACTCAATTTAAGTTAGAAGAAGAAAGTCATGATTATGTCTTGAATTTGAGCAGACTAGACAATTTTTAGGAAAATAGAGCCAAACTTGTCTTTCTTTTAGTAAATACTGCCAACATTAGCCAATGTTTAACCTCACTGGTCATATTGCTAATGGAACTAGCCAAGTTGAAGAAAAAACCTTAGCAACTCATCCATTTCTTACACAACTGCGACCAGTTCACTGCTTTTCTTTACTAACTGGGTCGTTGAACAAATTAGGTCTAAAAAACATTTATTTAGGAATAGTGTCTAGCTATAAAAATAATACTTGAAATTATGTGTTTGAGCTGTAATAGTTAAGTGAGTCAATAGATGATAGTCGCTGGACTAATTACTTTCGCTTTTTATAATAAGCTCATTAGAATGGAGAACAACGGTGTACAGAAAGGCACGGAAATTACCTCAACCGACTATAAAAAATAGTGAAGATGAACAGGTATGATTGCTTGTTATTGATTGGACATAAGAGAGAGCACTTAGACAAAATGATAAGAGACTTCTGCTACTAACTAACCTTACCTAGCTAGAGCAAATAAAATACAATAAAAGGAGTAAAAATAATGAAGAGAATTGTAAAATACGCTAATGCTTTGGCTCGCTTATATGGAGTCGTACAGTTTGAAAAAGTTGTTGAGATTTATAATAGTCAAAATAAAACAAAATGGACGTTGGAAAAAGCAAAAATAGCAATCCAAGCCGATAAAGAAGCATTAGAAAAGGATTTTATTTATCTGCATAGAGATTGGATTGTCCATGAGACTGTTTTAGAAGAAGATACTTTTGATGAATTAGTCGTAAACCAACAGTCGAAACCTTTTTATATTCCTGAACAGGATGAATTATTAAAGCGCACTAATGAGTTTTACGAGGAGGAGACTAAAGAGTATCTGAATTTAAAAGAATACATAACGACTAAAGTTGTCGAGGGTGATTCTTTTATAGCTGAAATGATAAGTGATGATATCCGTGGACATTGTCTATACGGCTTTTCACTGGATTATGCGTTAAGAGAATTCAACTTTAGAGAGGTAAGATTTAAGAGTAAAGAGCAAATGGATAAAGTTGCCCAGTTGATTATAGAATTGGCAAACCATACTCGAATAAGAGAAAATAATGGTTTTACACCGGCTGAATTACATGAGCAAATGATAAAATCAGAATCATCACTATCTGATAAACCTGTTATTAAAAAAGTAGGACGCAATGATCCCTGTCCATGTGGGAGCGGTAAAAAATATAAGAAATGTTGTCTTAACAAAGTATAAAATCGTTAAAAGAACAGAAGATAGATTAAATAGAATACCAGATGAGACTTATAAAAAATCGCATATGTAAAAAGATAGTCAAAGATGTTTTAGAATATGATTACCTATTTGATGCTGAAACGGACGAGTTTAAAGTGTTTTTGGCTTCACTTGTCTAAGATAGACTAGAATGTGCCGAATTGGAAAGGATTTGGCCTTCATTCGGCAGTTTTCTTACTGGATTGGACAAGTTGAGTGTTTTATAGTGTTGACTTGGCTGTAAACAGAATTTGTTAGAGCGAATTACTTTAGATAATAAAGTAATTAGGAAACTTTGAGCAGTTGAAGGTCCTTTTGTGTATTATTACTTGTTTGATGCTGGAACGAACGAGTTTGGAGTGTTTTTGGCTTCACTTGTCTAAAATAGGCTAGATTGTTCCGAGTTCGATTAAAACTGACCTTCACTCGGCAGTTTTTATATTGGAGTGGACAAGTTTAGTATTTTATAATGTTGACTTGGCTGTAAATAGATTTTTTAGAGCAAATTACTTTAAATAATAAAGTAATTAGGAAAAATTTTGAGTAGTCAAAGGTTTTTTAGGATATTATTGTTTGTTTGATGCTGGAACGGACGAGTTTGGAGTATTTTTGCCTTCACTTGTCTAAGATAGGCTGGTTTGCGCCGAGTTGGAGAGGAGCCGACCTTCACTCGGCAGTTTTTGTTTATGAGTGGACAAGTTTAGTATTTTATAATGTTGACTTGGCTGTAAATAGATTTTTTATATTTTTTAAAGATATGTTTTAGGGAGCAGTTGAGAGTATGGTGTAGCAGCGTTTCTAGGGGGTGACCAACAACCAAAAGTCTGAGTACAAACAACCAAAAGTCTGAGTACAAACAACCAAACATTATTGTTGTTGTTGATTGTGCTGCTTTTATTGTATAGTATTAGATATGGAAGTGCTTTATTTGGCTAAAATTAAAGTTAGATACAGAAATGATTTAAACCTTATCCCTATGAGGAATTTTGAAGCTAAAGAAATGGATTTGTTTTTCTCTATTTGTGCAAAGATGAAAGATCAAGGAACAGCAAAAGTCCGGTTTGATTTTGAGCAATTAAGAGAATTAAGCGCTTATAAACCTACTTCTTTAGATAGATTTTCTGATAGTCTAGAGAGTGTATATGACAAGATGATGCATTTAAGTTATCGGACAGAAACAGAGGACGAAATTGAAAGATTTGCTTTATTTACAGGTTTTAAAATTAGCAAAAAAGAACAATACGTTGAAATTTCAGTTAATCCTGATTTAGAACATTTAATTAATCGTTTAACTAAAGAATTTACAAAATTTGAATTAGAAGAGTTTACCGAAATTCGTTCAAGCTATGCAAAAACCATGTACAGACTTCTTAAACAATTCAAATCAACAGGTTTTTATAAAGTTAAAATAGAAGAATTTAGAACGATACTTGATATCCCCGAAAGTTACAAGATGGGCAACATTGATCAAAGAGTTCTTAAGCCAATAAAAGATGAATTAGCTCCTTATTTTGATGATTTAAAAATTATCAAACATAAAGCAAGAAAAGAAAATAAAATAGCTGTAATTGAATTTCGTTTCAAAGAAAAGAAATCTAATAAAAATTTTGTACCTTTACACAATTGGTTAGAAGAATCGAATTAAGTAAAATTATAGGAGATTATTTATTATGGCAACTATTTCAGTAAAAAAATTATCTGAAGAGCTTGGTATATCCAAACAAGCCGTTCATAAAAGAATCGAACAATTACCTGACCGCTTTCAACCTAAAAAGGTTGACGGGGTTTACGAGTTGACGGCTGAAACTGCTGATGCGATAAGGAAAAATAAAAAGGCGTCAACCAGCGTCAATCAAATCAAGGTTGACGCAGTTGACGAGGTTGACGCACTAAAAATGCAGATAAATGAATTAAAAGAAGAGAAGAAAAGACTCTACGGGCAACTTGATCAATTTCAACTTTTACTCGACCAGCAACAACAATTAACCCTACAATCGAACCAACAAATACAACAATTACAACTTTCTATTACAACTCAATCAGAAGAGAATACGAGCAAAAAAGACAATATTGTTTCTAGCTCTGCAATGGAAGAACAGACTGAAAAAGAGCCACCACAAGGAAAAAAAAGGTTCTTTAGTCGTTTATTTAACCGATAATAATAGTCGATTAGGTCACATTTCGAAACGTAATCGTGTATTGAAGACAGACATAAAAAAAGAACCCTTTGGGTAAAGGGTTCGGGATACACGATTTTATCTAATTTAGTGTATTTATATATATAATTTCACTAGTGTTGCATGAAACATTATGTGTTTCACAAATTTGTTTATATTATTCCAATATGCAAAAAAGTCCTTTATACTGAACTCAGATGACTCATCCAAGACCAATAAAAAGGACCTAACACATGGATAAGTATAAAACAAATTCTGCTTTTAATAAATGGTTTTCTTCCATTAAGCTAAATCTTTTACCAAGCTCTATTCAAAAAAAGATTGTTGACTTTGATAAATACCATAAGAAACTTAGTTTCTTCCAAGCTCTTCAACTTTTTCTTCATGGAATCAATGACGAAAAAGAAAGTCTTAGAGAGATGGATGCGGCTTTTGTTTCGAAAGAACTTCAAAAAGAAATGGGTATGACTAGTATCAGTTATTCTCAGCTCTCTAGAACTCTCTCAAAAATAGATTCAGAGATTCTTTTAGCCATTTTTAGTCAGCTAGTTAGTCAGGCTAAAAATAAAAGGCCCGTAACGAAACGAAATAGTCTCTACCTAATTGATTCTTCGACGTTTTCACTTAACCAAAACCTTTATCAATGGGCTGATTTTCGTAAAACAAAATCAGGAGTTAAGCTTCACTTAAAACTTTGCTTTATGGATAATGAACATCTTTACCCAGATGAATTCACACTGACTAACGCCGTCGAGCACGATACAAATCAGTTAGAAGTATTGGTTAATCAACCTGAAGCGACTTATGTGTTTGATCGCGGTTACCTTGATTTTGAACGATTAGATACGATGCACTCGCAGGGCTACTTCTTTGTGACAAGAATCAAAAAGAATACAAAAGTTCATGTTTTAGAACCATTAGTAGCTTCCAAGAGTGAGTCCGTTATCAGCGACCAAATGGTCGCATTAGGTGCTCAGAACCATCTAACGTCCAGATTTCGTTTAGTAACCGTTCAAGACAAAAAGGGGAAAACTCTCCAGTTTATTACCAATCGTTTTGACTGCTCCTCTACTGACATTGCAGAAATGTACAAAGCACGTTGGCAAATAGAGCTGTTCTTCAAGCATATTAAACAACATATGACGATTAAAAAGTTTTTTTCGAGAAGTGAAAAAGGGGTTGTCAATCAGCTGATTTTAGCCATGATTGCCAGTTTATTAACCTATTTGATTAAGTTAAAAACAAAAAGTAAACAGTCTGTTTTCCAAATCAAACGATTTTTTCGTTATCTGTTATTTCAACCGGCAGAAGAATGGTTTAATCTTTTGATACCGACTTAGACCCTTAAAGAAAGGGTGTCCGTTGGTAATGGAATCAGTTGAATAAGCAAAATTTTCTGGAAATAGTCATCTTTTGCGTAAGCACTCCCTTTTTTTGCCTTTTTTCAGAAAAACAAGAAATGAGGTCAAATTAAGCTATGTTTATGCAACACTAGTGATATAATTTATAATTTCAAGCTTATTTTTCATTTTTTTGTTTGTTTTTTGTTACAGCTATAATAATCATAAGAAAACAAAAAATTGTTAACCCCACACCCACTAAAAAAACCTCCTTATTTTATGTGACTGCTCAATTATAAGCTAAATACAATATTATAGGAGTACATATAAGTAAAATAAGAAGTACTACTAAAGCTATTAATATTTTATTTTTTTTTTTCATATTAGCACCTTTCTTTTCCGTCATTTTATGGAAATAACTTTCTATTTTCTTTATATGGCATATAAATCATTTGCACTTTACATAATTTCATGTTGAGGTCACTTTATAAATTAATTTTACTTATTACTGTTTACTGTCTCCCAGAAGATGACATCTTCCAATTTCTAATTCTAAAAACAACTCCATGGTTAACTTCTGATCCAAGAATACCACTTAATGTAGCTACCATAGTTGAAGCTACTGCCAAACCAACACCAGGAACCATGGCAGCAATTGCTGTTGCTAATCCAGCACCTAAAACTGTTCCTGCTCCATAGTAAACTTTTAAAAATCCTTTACTTAAATAAATATCCCAAGAACCTTTACCTTTTTTTACAACTTTTGTTACTCCTGCAGACATTAAAGAAATACCTGGCGAAGATTGCTGCGGTTCTAAATCATAACCCATAAAATTGAAAAGTTCGAACATCTGAGAATCTGTTATGATAATTTCGATATTTGTATAAATGCAATAAAAATAAGGTTTAAAAAACCATTTGAAAGTATTTAATGTAATTTGTAAAAAAGAGCTTAGTAGCAGTCATTAGATTGTTGTTATAGCTCTTTTTTTTTATGATTATAACTATAAATCTATGATTTTCCCACTTTAAAAAACGAACATTTGTTCGTATAATGAACACAAATAGATAAAGTTGGTGGTTTAATTGGATAATAAAACTAATGAAAATAATACTATAATTAATCCAATTACTTCTGGTTATGTAGATAGAGGGATGGCAAAGTGGCAAGGATTAATTTTGTCAGAACATAATGAAGTCGTAAACGAAGAAAAGAAAATGAGTAAGAAAATAAATATAGAAAAACCTAAACAATCCTTAGAAGAAATTTCAAAAATAATTGACTATTCATATAGACAAAAAGCAGTTGTAACAATTCAATTAGATTATTTAATAAATGGAAAATATGATGATGATATTTTAGGTGTAGTTTACGGATATTATGAAAACAATATTTATATTCAATCTATTAATGCCGGTATTATATTTTGTGAACTAGACTTAATTCGTAATGTTGGAAAAGTGGATTTATCCATGTCTAACGTAGAATACGAGGGGCGTGTTATTTAGAAAAACTAAAAAATAACGAAAAACCAAAAGACTCTTACGAATGTTGGGATTGGAAAGACACGCTTGAAGCTAACAAAGAAAAGGGGCTTATCCCAGAAAATCGCTTAACAAAGTGGCTTCAACAGTTAGCCGTATGGTTTAAACAATTGTTAACACGAGAAAAACAATTCGAGCAACGAAGAAATCGAGGATTGTCTCGATAACTGCATTTAAAAATTACGAGTAACATTAAATTGGATTTCACTATGTAAGAAGAACATCCACTTACATGAACTGTCATGATTAACAATGTTTTTTTCGACATTCTGAATTGCAAAAAAGTTTTTCTATGTGAATGAATTTTTTATTGTTAAGAAATAAATTTTATGCTATTGTTCAATTAAACTACATAATAAAGTGGTTTCACAGTGAAAAAGTTTAGAAAAATAATAATAGCATCTGTAACAATAATTTTATTATCAGTAATAGTTCCAGCTATTTTGCCACCTAGAAGTACTGGATTATCAATTTTACAAGGAAATATTGCGTATGCAGATAATGATAGCGATGTAATTGAATTAACTGAACATGAGAAAGAAATAATTAATGAGTATGATGATAACGAAATTATTGACGTGAATAATATGACCGTGGAGCAAAAAGAAGTATTTGAAAATATGATAATTCAAGCAGTTGCAGAAATGGATCTCCCTACTAGTGAAGATGAAGAATCTACAACCAATGAAATCATGGATTTTTTTAATTCAGATACAGAATCTTATGGTGATTTAGAAGAAACCACTGAAAATATCATTGAAGAAATTGATAGCAATCATGAAACTGTTTTTGATCGTTTTTATGATGGTATTTCTGGTGAAGAGGTTATTGCTGCTAGAAAAATTGTATCTGTTAAAGTATTAGGAACAATTTTAAATGTTGCCATTTCATTTGTTACAGGTGGGGCAATTAGTTGGTTTATAAGAAAATATGGTTGGTCTGTACTCGTTTCTCAAATCGGAAGTAGAGTTAGTGCCTCATTCCAGATAAAACGATATCAAGTATTAGCAAAAGGACTTTCTAAATCAGCAGTAGCAATCGCTAATCCAGGATTAACAATTGCTAAATTAATTGACAAGAATGATAAAAATAGAAATAATGGATGGATAGACTTTTAAAAGGAGCTTTTAAATGGAATTCATTTTAATTTTTTTTGAAGAAATATTATCAGCTGTTTTAAAGATTAACAATAGAATAATTAAAAATTTTATTTTAATTATTTTATTGTTAATAATGTCCGTATTTGTTTTTTTTATGCTGTATATACTTATTGGGGCTATATTTTCGACAGTAAGTTTGATTATAAAGATAATCCTATTTGCTATATTTATTCCCTGCATGTATGTAATATATATAATTATTTTAAATGGCTATAGCGAATGGAAAAATTAATACCTCTGATGTTTCAATTGCATAGTATACTAAAATCCCAACCACATAAATGGTTGGGATTTTTTCTTGGTTGAGACTATGAAAGAGTAGGGGATAGGAAGTTGCCTCTGTTTCGGAAGGTTACGACGAAAACAATTAAAAAATAGCCGATATACTGGGGGAAACGACAGTATCAAGATAAATAAAATAAATAGGTGCAATTGAGGTGGCTAAAGATGGACAAACCTTACTTTATGATTATACTTTTGTAGCCTTTGTTATTGGAGATATGGTTCGGTAACTGTATTTTAAAATTACCAGTAATATTAAACATAACAACCTTCCCCATTATCCAAAAATAGATTTCACTAAGTAAGAAGAACGCCCAACCTTATAAAATCACGGTTGGGAGAGTAGTCACTTTGTATAACGGATATTATGAAAATAATATTTATATTCAATCTATAAATGCAGGTGTAATTTTTTGTGAATTAGACTTAATTTGTAATGTAAAAAAAATTAATTTTGAGAAATGGTTTAGCGTATAAAATATTCTAAAGAGGGTGTATGAAAGATGATAAAAATGGACTACTCACACCAACCAAAAAGAGATATTCTTTGTATTGACGTTAATTCTTTTTTTGCTTCAGTAGAATCAGTAAAAAGAGGAATACACCCTTTAGAATCGTATATCGTAGTAATGAGCAATCAAGAATTAGAAGGCGGATTGGTTTTAGCAAGTGCTCCTAGAGTAAAAAAAGAATCTTGATTTAATAAGATTCTAAATACACTAATTTAAGCATTTTCATGTATTCATATCGTTTTGACGTACTTGAATAAGTACGTTATAATAAAAGAAACTAAAAGGAGGAATAGTTTATGTCGATCGTAAACCCTAGTCAAGCTAGAAAAGTCTTTTACCAATTATTGAAAGACGTTAATAAAACTAATGAACCCGTTTATATCTCAGGAAAAAATGAAGAAAGTGAAGCGGTTATGGTCAGTAAAAAAGACTGGGATGCTATTCAAGAAACCTTGTACCTTCATTCTTATGGAGTAGCTGATGTGATTCACCAGCGTGAACAAGAAAATGAATTTGTTGCATTGGAGGATATCGATTGGGATACTCTGTAAAATTAGCAAAATCAACTATGAAAGACCTTAAAAATTTAAAATCTGCTCATTTAGATCAAAAATTTAAAGATTTAATGGACGTATTAAAAGAGAATCCGTTTCAAAATCCGCCGCCTTATGAGAAATTAGTTGGTAATTTAAAAGATAAATATTCACGCCGTTTAAACATTCAACACCGGTTGGTTTATTCGGTAGATAATGACGCAAAAGAAGTCATTATTTGGTCTGCTTGGACGCACTATGAAAGATAGAAACTTATTTTTTAAAGTAAGTTTCTATCTTTTTTGATTAAAATGATGAGAAAAAACCTTGTCAAAGTAAGTTCTTCGATACATTATTTTATCTCATTTCATGTATGAAAAAATACTAACTTATGTATATGTTATTATCACTAGTGTTGCATAAACATAGCTTAATTTGACCTCATTTCTTGTTTTTCTGAAAAAAGGCAAAAAAAGGGAGTGCTTACGCAAAAGATGACTATTTCCAGAAAATTTTGCTTATTCAACTGATTCCATTACCAACGGACACCCTTTCTTTAAGGATCTAAGTCGGTATCAAAAGATTAAACCATTCTTCTGCCGGTTGAAATAACAGGTAACGAAAAAATCGTTTGATTTGGAAAACAGACTGTTTACTTTTTGTTTTTAACTTAATCAAATAGGTTAATAAACTGGCAATCATGGCTAAAATCAGCTGATTGACAACCCCTTTTTCACTTCTCGAAAAAAACTTTTTAATCGTCATATGTTGTTTAATATGCTTGAAGAACAGCTCTATTTGCCAACGTGCTTTGTACATTTCTGCAATGTCAGTAGAGGAGCAGTCAAAACGATTGGTAATAAACTGGAGAGTTTTCCCCTTTTTATCTTGAACGGTTACTAAACGAAATCTGGACGTTAGATGGTTCTGAGCACCTAATGCGACCATTTGGTCGCTGATAACGGACTCACTCTTGGAAGCTACTAATGGTTCTAAAACATGAACTTTTGTATTCTTTTTGATTCTTGTCACAAAGAAGTAGCCCTGCGAGTGCATCGTATCTAATCGTTCAAAATCAAGGTAACCGCGATCAAACACATAAGTCGCTTCAGGTTGATTAACCAATACTTCTAACTGATTTGTATCGTGCTCGACGGCGTTAGTCAGTGTAAATTCATCTGGGTAAAGATGTTCATTATCCATAAAGCAGAGTTTTAAGTGAAGCTTAACTCCTGATGTTGTTTTACGAAAATCAGCCCATTGATAAAGGTTTTGGTTAAGTGAAAACGTCGAAGAATCAATTAGGTAGAGACTATTTCGTTTCGTTACGGGCCTTTTATTTTTAGCCTGACTAACCAGCTGACTAAAAATGGCTAAAAGAATCTCTGAATCTATTTTTGAGAGAGTTCTAGAGAGCTGAGAATAACTGATACTAGTCATACCCATTTCTTTTTGAAGTTCTTTCGAAACAAAAGCCGCATCCATCTCTCTAAGACTTTCTTTTTCGTCATTGATTCCATGAAGAAAAAGTTGAAGAGCTTGGAAGAAACTAAGTTTCTTATGGTATTTATCAAAGTCAACAATCTTTTTTTGAATAGGGCTTGGTAAAAGATTTAGCTTAATGGAAGAAAACCATTTATTAAAAGCAGAATTTGTTTTATACTTATCCATGTGTTAGGTCCTTTTTATTGGTCTTGGATGAGTCATCTGAGTTCAGTATAAAGGACTTTTTTGCATATTGGAATAATATAAACAAATTTGTGAAACACATAATGTTTCATGCAACACTAGTGTGTTATTATTATTAAAAAGATAGTAAAAAAGTATTTATTTGCTTTTTAGCTTTAATTTTAAGGAGTTGTTACGATGTTTTTTTCTATTCTTAGCATCATAGGAGTATTCTCCATGCCTTTATGGGGCATTATTTTTTGTTTGAACCTAATTTCCATAATCGAAAATATACGATATGATAAATTATATACGAAAAATGTTTTTTGGTTTACATTCTCATTTGTACTTATTTTAATTATTTTCACTATCCTTATTCTTTCTAAAAATTAATTTTTTGTTTTCTTTATGATTAAATGCCTTAGATCTACTAATAAAAATAAAAAAAAGAACCTTATTTTAGTAAGGTTCGCCATACATGATTCTATCTCATTTCATGTATTAAAAAACAATAAATATTTTTTGATATAGGAATCAAAGTTTGGTTTAACTGATGGGCTCTTTCGGATTGAATAAAAATTAATTATAGATACTCCATAAATGTTTTAAGCCATCAATCCTTTGGGTATTAAACGGATAGCTTATTTCGTTTCCCTTTTCTAAATAACTCCAATCACCAAAGCGTTTTAACGTTTCTCTAGCGGCACCGTAGACATCCAAGTCTTCTTCTGTAATAAACTGATTTATAAAGTAAATCTTTCCACTTTGTTCAATATCTTTAACCGTAAAAGAAAAATCAAGTGCTAAAGACTGTATTTGCTCTCTATATTCTTTGAACTCTTGTATATCGCGGGCAGAGATGCTCTTAAAATATATTCTGTATCCTTAAACGGAAGAACCTCAACGGTTCCTTATCTTTCTTCAATTATCTGTTCTTGCTTTAAAGCTTTAAGAACCATTTTCACTATATCCTTTCCCAAGCTAATCGTTCTATCCTTAGTTCCATTTCTACCCCTTATAATAAGGCTATTCTTAGACAAGTCTTTTTTCTTTAAATACCTTACTTCGTCTTTTTCACTATATTTTGATAATCTCACTCCGTTAAAATACCACTATTTTTTTTAACAAGCCTGTAAATAATTTCATGTGAAAAGTTTGGAAAAGTACTTAAGAGATTATGTGTGTGAACAAGATTTGCAAATCAAAATAGATTTTAACTGCTATGAAAGCTATATCCAAAGACATTCTTCATGATATAAATCCTTATTGAATTAAACTATTTAGCGTATAATTTATGAAATTTACGTATCAATTTTTCTTTTCTTTCCCATCCTCTTTATCGCCTATATAACCTAAAGTTATTGTTAGAATACCCCCTAAAATTCCTATCCCTATTACTATTGAAGCTATATCTAAATCCATAAAAATTAACCTCCTTTTAAATTTTCACCAAATAATCTATAAGTTCCATAATTAACTTCTTTACTTAAATATAACATATGTCGCATATCAGATTACATAAGTCAGATGTAATCTTTATAGTTAATTCATTTGTTTTACGAATACTGTCTTATCTTCAGCATATTTTTCTACGCTTCTAATTTAGTTAGACAAAGTAATGGATAGGTTACACTTTACTGGACAAAAAAGATAAGGTCTCTAACATTAGTATCAATAGAAACTAAAAAGGAGATTTTTAACATGACCAGAAGACAAAGAAGAACCTATACAGATGAATTCAAAAAACAAATTGTTTTGCTTCATAATACCGGAAAATCAAGAAAGGAGATCTTGTCGGAATATGATTTAACGCCTTCGGCCTTTGATAAATGGACTAGACAAGATGCGAACTCAGGATCATTTAAAGAAAAAAACAATAAAACTGTTGAAGAACTTGAGCTGGAAAAGTTGAGAAAAAGAAATGCCCAACTAGAAATGGAAAATGATATTTTAAAGCAAGCGGCGCTGATATTTGGACGAAAGTCCTAGTTATTAAAAATAATGCCCATCTTTATCCCATATCAGCGATGTGCCTGGTCTTAGAGCTTCCAAGAAGTACCTATTACTATTATTTAGAGAAAGACCTAGAAAGACAATAGGATCCTTGTAATCAGGCTGTTATAGACGTTTTTCATAGCAGCCGAAGAAACTATGGAACTAGAAAAATTAAAGTTGAACTTTTAAAAAGAAACATCCTATTATCAAGACGTAGAATTGGGAGAATCATGAAAGATAATGGATTAGTATCTTCTTATACAATTGCTCAGTTTAAACCACAAAAGACACCCACAAATGAAGCAAAGATCAGTAACCAGTTGAACCGCAAATTCAATCAAAATGAGCCATTACGGGTAGTCGTGAGTGACTTAACTTATGTTCGAGTTGATAATCAATGGAACTATGTTTGCTTATTTGCAGATTTGTTTAATCGAGAAATTATTGGCTATAGCGCAGGTGGCCGAAAGGATGCTGCTCTAGTTTATCAAGCACTTTCGACCATACCATGTGATTTAACAAAAATAAAGTTATTCCATACTGACCGCGGGAATGAATTTGATAATGGTTTGATTGATGATGTTCTTGATGCTTTTTCTATCCAGCGCTCTTTGAGCAATAAAGGAACCCCTTATGACAATGCGGTAGCAGAAGCGCTATTTAAAGTCTTTGAAACAGAATTTGTTAGAAAGAAAAGCTTTCCAGATTTATTGAGTTTACAATCTGGTTTAATGGACTGCGTCCATTGGTATAATA from Carnobacterium iners includes these protein-coding regions:
- a CDS encoding IS4 family transposase; the encoded protein is MDKYKTNSAFNKWFSSIKLNLLPSPIQKKIVDFDKYHKKLSFFQALQLFLHGINDEKESLREMDAAFVSKELQKEMGMTSISYSQLSRTLSKIDSEILLAIFSQLVSQAKNKRPVTKRNSLYLIDSSTFSLNQNLYQWADFRKTTSGVKLHLKLCFMDNEHLYPDEFTLTNAVEHDTNQLEVLVNQPEATYVFDRGYLDFERLDTMHSQGYFFVTRIKKNTKVHVLEPLVASKSESVISDQMVALGAQNHLTSRFRLVTVQDKKGKTLQFITNRFDCSSTDIAEMYKARWQIELFFKHIKQHMTIKKFFSRSEKGVVNQLILAMIASLLTYLIKLKTKSKQSVFQIKRFFRYLLFQPAEEWFNLLIPT
- a CDS encoding Txe/YoeB family addiction module toxin, yielding MGYSVKLAKSTMKDLKNLKSAHLDQKFKDLMDVLKENPFQNPPPYEKLVGNLKDKYSRRLNIQHRLVYSVDNDAKEVIIWSAWTHYER
- a CDS encoding IS4 family transposase, producing MDKYKTNSAFNKWFSSIKLNLLPSSIQKKIVDFDKYHKKLSFFQALQLFLHGINDEKESLREMDAAFVSKELQKEMGMTSISYSQLSRTLSKIDSEILLAIFSQLVSQAKNKRPVTKRNSLYLIDSSTFSLNQNLYQWADFRKTKSGVKLHLKLCFMDNEHLYPDEFTLTNAVEHDTNQLEVLVNQPEATYVFDRGYLDFERLDTMHSQGYFFVTRIKKNTKVHVLEPLVASKSESVISDQMVALGAQNHLTSRFRLVTVQDKKGKTLQFITNRFDCSSTDIAEMYKARWQIELFFKHIKQHMTIKKFFSRSEKGVVNQLILAMIASLLTYLIKLKTKSKQSVFQIKRFFRYLLFQPAEEWFNLLIPT
- a CDS encoding type II toxin-antitoxin system Phd/YefM family antitoxin encodes the protein MSIVNPSQARKVFYQLLKDVNKTNEPVYISGKNEESEAVMVSKKDWDAIQETLYLHSYGVADVIHQREQENEFVALEDIDWDTL
- a CDS encoding replication initiation protein, whose translation is MAKIKVRYRNDLNLIPMRNFEAKEMDLFFSICAKMKDQGTAKVRFDFEQLRELSAYKPTSLDRFSDSLESVYDKMMHLSYRTETEDEIERFALFTGFKISKKEQYVEISVNPDLEHLINRLTKEFTKFELEEFTEIRSSYAKTMYRLLKQFKSTGFYKVKIEEFRTILDIPESYKMGNIDQRVLKPIKDELAPYFDDLKIIKHKARKENKIAVIEFRFKEKKSNKNFVPLHNWLEESN
- a CDS encoding AsnC family protein — its product is MATISVKKLSEELGISKQAVHKRIEQLPDRFQPKKVDGVYELTAETADAIRKNKKASTSVNQIKVDAVDEVDALKMQINELKEEKKRLYGQLDQFQLLLDQQQQLTLQSNQQIQQLQLSITTQSEENTSKKDNIVSSSAMEEQTEKEPPQGKKRFFSRLFNR
- a CDS encoding SEC-C metal-binding domain-containing protein, with product MKRIVKYANALARLYGVVQFEKVVEIYNSQNKTKWTLEKAKIAIQADKEALEKDFIYLHRDWIVHETVLEEDTFDELVVNQQSKPFYIPEQDELLKRTNEFYEEETKEYLNLKEYITTKVVEGDSFIAEMISDDIRGHCLYGFSLDYALREFNFREVRFKSKEQMDKVAQLIIELANHTRIRENNGFTPAELHEQMIKSESSLSDKPVIKKVGRNDPCPCGSGKKYKKCCLNKV